One region of Anaeromyxobacter paludicola genomic DNA includes:
- a CDS encoding motility protein A, with protein sequence MRTTTYLGLVLGIAVVYLAVVFKGGNYTIFTNYVALMIAVGGTFAATTLSSSRTTIGHGMSAVSKMFVAGSVPPRRVAEEMVQLARQAKAHGASSIDLTQLRLRDPFLVKGLQLVVDGVEPQRIEELMRLESDILSEKRRAAERMFRLMGTYSPMFGLVGTLIGLIQMLKGLTDPRAIGQGMSVALMATFYGVLLAGLFFLPLAGKVRTMDLDERLVRDQIVAGLIAIRLGENPENVRETLEVFSQEARA encoded by the coding sequence GTGCGCACCACCACCTACCTCGGGCTCGTGCTCGGCATCGCCGTCGTCTACCTGGCCGTGGTCTTCAAGGGCGGCAACTACACCATCTTCACGAACTACGTGGCCCTGATGATCGCGGTCGGCGGCACCTTCGCCGCCACCACGCTCTCCTCGTCGCGGACCACCATCGGCCACGGCATGTCGGCGGTGAGCAAGATGTTCGTCGCCGGCTCGGTGCCGCCGCGCCGGGTGGCCGAGGAGATGGTGCAGCTCGCCCGCCAGGCCAAGGCGCACGGCGCCTCCTCCATCGACCTCACCCAGCTCCGGCTGCGCGACCCCTTCCTCGTGAAGGGGCTGCAGCTGGTGGTGGACGGCGTCGAGCCGCAGCGGATCGAGGAGCTCATGCGGCTCGAGTCCGACATCCTCTCGGAGAAGCGGCGCGCCGCCGAGCGCATGTTCCGCCTCATGGGCACCTACTCCCCGATGTTCGGCCTCGTCGGCACGCTCATCGGCCTCATCCAGATGCTGAAGGGGCTCACCGACCCGCGGGCCATCGGCCAGGGCATGTCGGTGGCCCTCATGGCCACCTTCTACGGCGTGCTGCTCGCCGGCCTGTTCTTCCTGCCCCTCGCCGGCAAGGTCCGGACCATGGACCTCGACGAGCGGCTCGTGCGCGACCAGATCGTCGCCGGCCTCATCGCCATCCGGCTCGGTGAGAACCCGGAGAACGTGCGGGAGACCCTGGAGGTCTTCTCGCAAGAGGCGCGCGCGTGA
- the cysS gene encoding cysteine--tRNA ligase: MAIQLYDTLAGKKRTFVPLEDGKVRLYVCGPTVYDFAHLGHARCYVVWDVVLRHLRARGYEVKYVRNFTDVDDKIIRRGAERGEDPTALAARFADAFDEDMDALACLRPDAAPRVTGHMPEIVALIEQLVASGFAYAPGNGDVYFSVRKFPEYTRLSKRNLDDLVAGARVEPGEAKRDPLDFALWKGAKPGEPRWPSPWGEGRPGWHIECSAMTLAHLGAPIDIHAGGKDLVFPHHTNEIAQSVAAQGDGLEAERYSRYWMHNGFVQIDDEKMSKSLGNFFTVRQVLEKADGEALRFFLLGTHYRNDFNFSDTVLGEAERRLVYLYETVEKAERVAAGAAPGPATPLLARVREALDDDFNTAAVLGILAEAFTAANALADRKGKKSPEEKAALARFAEEAREVGRALGILERAPAAALVAIRDRAAARRGIDPAAVEARLAARAEARRAKDFARSDALRDELAAMGVAIMDGPSGTTWKVE, translated from the coding sequence ATGGCCATCCAGCTCTACGACACGCTCGCCGGCAAGAAGCGCACCTTCGTCCCGCTCGAGGACGGGAAGGTCCGGCTCTACGTCTGCGGCCCCACGGTCTACGACTTCGCCCACCTGGGGCACGCGCGCTGCTACGTGGTCTGGGACGTGGTGCTGCGCCACCTGCGCGCCCGCGGCTACGAGGTGAAGTACGTCCGCAACTTCACCGACGTGGACGACAAGATCATCCGCCGGGGCGCCGAGCGCGGCGAGGATCCGACGGCGCTGGCCGCCCGCTTCGCCGACGCCTTCGACGAGGACATGGACGCGCTCGCCTGCCTGCGGCCGGACGCGGCGCCCCGCGTCACCGGCCACATGCCGGAGATCGTCGCCCTCATCGAGCAGCTGGTGGCGAGCGGCTTCGCCTACGCGCCCGGCAACGGCGACGTCTACTTCTCGGTCCGCAAGTTCCCGGAGTACACCCGGCTCTCGAAGCGGAACCTCGACGACCTGGTGGCCGGGGCGCGGGTGGAGCCGGGCGAGGCGAAGCGGGACCCGCTCGACTTCGCGCTCTGGAAGGGGGCGAAGCCGGGCGAGCCGCGCTGGCCGTCGCCGTGGGGCGAGGGGCGCCCGGGCTGGCACATCGAGTGCTCGGCGATGACGCTCGCCCACCTCGGCGCGCCCATCGACATCCACGCCGGCGGCAAGGACCTCGTCTTCCCGCACCACACCAACGAGATCGCGCAGTCGGTGGCGGCGCAGGGCGACGGGCTCGAGGCCGAGCGCTACAGCCGGTACTGGATGCACAACGGCTTCGTGCAGATCGACGACGAGAAGATGTCGAAGTCGCTCGGCAACTTCTTCACGGTCCGCCAGGTGCTCGAGAAGGCCGACGGCGAGGCGCTGCGCTTCTTCCTGCTCGGCACCCATTACCGGAACGACTTCAACTTCTCCGACACGGTGCTCGGCGAGGCCGAGCGGCGGCTCGTCTACCTCTACGAGACGGTGGAGAAGGCCGAGCGGGTGGCGGCCGGCGCCGCGCCCGGGCCGGCCACCCCGCTCCTCGCGCGGGTGCGCGAGGCGCTCGACGACGACTTCAACACCGCCGCGGTGCTCGGGATCCTGGCCGAGGCCTTCACGGCGGCCAACGCCCTCGCCGACAGGAAGGGCAAGAAGTCGCCCGAGGAGAAGGCCGCGCTCGCCCGCTTCGCCGAGGAGGCCCGCGAGGTGGGGCGCGCGCTCGGGATCCTGGAGCGGGCGCCGGCCGCGGCGCTCGTCGCCATCCGCGACCGAGCGGCGGCGCGCCGGGGGATCGATCCCGCCGCGGTGGAGGCCCGGCTCGCGGCCCGGGCCGAGGCGCGCCGGGCGAAGGACTTCGCCCGCTCGGACGCCCTGCGCGACGAGCTCGCCGCGATGGGCGTCGCCATCATGGACGGGCCCTCCGGCACCACGTGGAAGGTGGAGTGA
- a CDS encoding OmpA/MotB family protein codes for MAIKLSRPEREEDEDITSFWLITYSDMTTLLLAFFLLMFSFTLLTGSHQEELVQALNVVSANGKVVRQEPPREDLERAAREIAAQFKDEHTFVDATETEVTVGLSSNVTFASGEAALTDAGRAALLKAGAILARLPNAVRVEGHTDDVPMKSAEFPSNWHLSAGRAQSVVQLLVEAGVDARRLEVVGYGETRPRQPNATPEGRAANRRIELKLVRSESRGKPAAPR; via the coding sequence GTGGCGATCAAGCTGTCGAGGCCGGAGCGGGAGGAGGACGAGGACATCACCTCGTTCTGGCTCATCACCTACTCCGACATGACGACGCTGCTGCTGGCGTTCTTCCTGCTCATGTTCTCCTTCACGCTGCTCACCGGCAGCCACCAGGAGGAGCTCGTGCAGGCGCTGAACGTCGTCTCGGCGAACGGCAAGGTGGTGCGCCAGGAGCCGCCGCGCGAGGACCTGGAGCGGGCCGCCCGCGAGATCGCGGCCCAGTTCAAGGACGAGCACACCTTCGTGGACGCGACCGAGACCGAGGTCACGGTAGGCCTCTCGTCCAACGTGACCTTCGCGAGCGGCGAGGCGGCGCTCACCGACGCCGGCCGCGCGGCGCTCCTCAAGGCCGGCGCCATCCTGGCGCGGCTGCCCAACGCCGTCCGCGTCGAGGGGCACACCGACGACGTCCCCATGAAGTCGGCCGAGTTCCCGAGCAACTGGCACCTCTCGGCCGGCCGGGCCCAGAGCGTGGTGCAGCTCCTCGTCGAGGCCGGCGTGGACGCGCGGCGCCTCGAGGTGGTCGGCTACGGCGAGACCCGGCCCCGGCAGCCGAACGCCACGCCGGAGGGTCGGGCCGCCAACCGCCGCATCGAGCTCAAGCTGGTCCGGTCCGAGTCGCGCGGGAAGCCGGCGGCGCCCCGCTAG
- the ispF gene encoding 2-C-methyl-D-erythritol 2,4-cyclodiphosphate synthase, with translation MIGGERVGAILAAGGSGQRAGVAKQWLVLGGETVLRRSARALAACELVDELVAVVPPGDEPRALADLAGLGKPVKAVAGGPARADSVRNGLAALPECALVLIHDAARPFATPALAREVAQAAAEAGAALAALAATDTVKRAGPGERRVAGTIDRREVWLAQTPQGFRADVLRRAFEAAGPDAALATDECALVERAGGEVRLVPGEPGNFKITSPADVERARARLEAPVAMGIGYDVHPFAPGRKLILGGVEFEGEGDGLLGHSDADICAHAIGDAILGAAGLGDLGRHFPDTDPRWKGVSSLLLLRHIAGLAAERGWRVGNCDVTLAARRPKVAPRADEMRARLAEALGVSPAQVNVKATTGEKLGFVGRAEGIAAHAVALLVRAV, from the coding sequence ATGATCGGCGGCGAGCGGGTGGGGGCGATCCTGGCGGCGGGCGGCTCCGGGCAGCGGGCCGGCGTGGCGAAGCAGTGGCTCGTGCTCGGCGGCGAGACGGTCCTCCGCCGCAGCGCGCGCGCCCTCGCCGCCTGCGAGCTGGTGGACGAGCTGGTGGCGGTGGTGCCGCCGGGCGACGAGCCGCGCGCCCTCGCCGACCTCGCCGGGCTCGGCAAGCCGGTGAAGGCGGTGGCGGGCGGGCCGGCCCGGGCCGACTCGGTCCGCAACGGCCTCGCCGCGCTGCCGGAGTGCGCCCTCGTGCTGATCCACGACGCGGCCCGCCCGTTCGCGACGCCGGCGCTGGCGCGCGAGGTCGCGCAGGCGGCCGCCGAGGCCGGCGCCGCGCTCGCCGCGCTCGCCGCCACCGACACGGTGAAGCGGGCCGGGCCGGGCGAGCGGCGCGTGGCCGGGACCATCGACCGGCGCGAGGTCTGGCTCGCCCAGACGCCGCAGGGCTTCCGGGCCGACGTGCTCCGGCGCGCCTTCGAGGCCGCCGGACCCGACGCCGCGCTCGCCACCGACGAGTGCGCCCTGGTGGAGCGGGCGGGCGGCGAGGTGCGGCTCGTCCCCGGGGAGCCCGGCAACTTCAAGATCACGAGCCCGGCCGACGTGGAGCGGGCGCGGGCGCGGCTCGAGGCCCCGGTGGCGATGGGGATCGGCTACGACGTCCACCCCTTCGCGCCGGGGCGCAAGCTCATCCTCGGCGGCGTGGAGTTCGAGGGAGAGGGCGACGGCCTCCTCGGTCACTCCGACGCGGACATCTGCGCCCACGCCATCGGCGACGCCATCCTCGGCGCCGCCGGCCTCGGCGACCTGGGCCGCCACTTCCCCGACACCGATCCGCGCTGGAAGGGCGTCTCCTCGCTGCTCCTGCTGCGCCACATCGCCGGCCTGGCGGCAGAGCGGGGCTGGCGGGTGGGGAACTGCGACGTGACGCTCGCCGCCCGCCGGCCCAAGGTGGCCCCGCGGGCCGACGAGATGCGCGCGCGGCTCGCCGAGGCGCTCGGCGTCTCGCCCGCCCAGGTGAACGTCAAGGCCACCACCGGGGAGAAGCTCGGGTTCGTGGGGCGCGCCGAGGGGATCGCGGCGCACGCCGTGGCCCTCCTGGTGCGCGCCGTTTGA
- the uvrB gene encoding excinuclease ABC subunit UvrB, which yields MSFHIQSPHEPTGDQPRAIRELVEGLARGDRHQVLLGVTGSGKTFTVANVVSRVERPTLVIAHNKTLAAQLYAEFKELFPEAAVHYFVSYYDYYQPEAYVPSSDTYIEKDSSINDEIDRMRHAATHALLTRNDVLIVASVSCIYGLGTAEAYYGLLQHVEKGQEFLRDRFIRSLIDIQYERNDADFHRGTFRVRGDTIEVFPPYEEERAIRIEFFGDVVERIQEFDPLRGVALAELDKAAIFPNSHYVSAPETRARAISGIRGELLERLQELRGQDKLVEAQRLEQRTMFDLEMLEQMGFCNGIENYSRWLSGRKAGDPPPCLLDYFPDDFLLVIDESHQTVSQIGAMYKGDRSRKETLVEYGFRLPSALDNRPLKFEEFEGMVRQAIYVSATPAAYELEKAGGVVVEQIIRPTGLVDPEVEVRPVGSQVDDLLGEVRARAAAGERILVTTLTKRMAEDLTEYYTDVGVKCRYLHSDIDTLERSALIRDLRRGEFDVLIGINLLREGLDIPEVSLVAVLDADKEGFLRSEVSLIQTIGRAARNLNGKVLLYADHVTESMKRAMDETDRRREIQRAYNREHGITPQSVKRNISDLGMAVYEADYLTVPVAADGAEYLPEQIPAIVAELEKEMRRASEELEFEKAASLRDRILALKDLQLGVKRAGAGAGMKGLLGSGAMAGAGAKVGRRRPQARRRR from the coding sequence GTGTCCTTCCACATCCAGAGCCCGCACGAGCCGACCGGCGACCAGCCGCGCGCCATCCGCGAGCTGGTCGAGGGGCTCGCGCGCGGCGACCGCCACCAGGTGCTCCTGGGCGTCACCGGCTCGGGCAAGACCTTCACCGTCGCCAACGTGGTGTCGCGCGTCGAGCGCCCCACGCTGGTCATCGCCCACAACAAGACCCTCGCGGCCCAGCTCTACGCCGAGTTCAAGGAGCTCTTCCCCGAGGCGGCGGTCCACTACTTCGTCAGCTACTACGACTACTACCAGCCCGAGGCCTACGTCCCCTCGAGCGACACGTACATCGAGAAGGACTCGTCCATCAACGACGAGATCGACCGGATGCGCCACGCGGCGACGCACGCGCTGCTCACGCGCAACGACGTGCTCATCGTGGCCTCGGTCTCCTGCATCTACGGCCTCGGCACCGCGGAGGCCTACTACGGGCTCCTGCAGCACGTCGAGAAGGGGCAGGAGTTCCTGCGCGACCGCTTCATCCGCTCGCTCATCGACATCCAGTACGAGCGGAACGACGCCGACTTCCACCGCGGCACCTTCCGGGTGCGCGGCGACACCATCGAGGTGTTCCCGCCCTACGAGGAGGAGCGGGCCATCCGCATCGAGTTCTTCGGCGACGTGGTGGAGCGGATCCAGGAGTTCGACCCGCTGCGCGGGGTGGCGCTCGCCGAGCTCGACAAGGCCGCCATCTTCCCCAACAGCCACTACGTGTCGGCGCCCGAGACCCGCGCCCGCGCCATCTCCGGCATCCGCGGCGAGCTCCTGGAGCGGCTGCAGGAGCTGCGCGGGCAGGACAAGCTCGTCGAGGCGCAGCGGCTCGAGCAGCGGACGATGTTCGACCTCGAGATGCTGGAGCAGATGGGCTTCTGCAACGGCATCGAGAACTACTCGCGCTGGCTCTCGGGCCGGAAGGCCGGGGATCCGCCGCCGTGCCTCCTCGACTACTTCCCCGACGACTTCCTCCTCGTCATCGACGAGTCGCACCAGACCGTCTCGCAGATCGGGGCCATGTACAAGGGCGACCGGTCGCGCAAGGAGACGCTCGTCGAGTACGGCTTCCGGCTCCCCTCGGCGCTCGACAACCGGCCGCTCAAGTTCGAGGAGTTCGAGGGGATGGTGCGGCAGGCCATCTACGTTTCGGCCACCCCCGCCGCCTACGAGCTGGAGAAGGCGGGCGGGGTGGTGGTGGAGCAGATCATCCGCCCCACCGGCCTCGTGGATCCCGAGGTCGAGGTCCGGCCGGTGGGCTCGCAGGTGGACGACCTGCTCGGGGAGGTCCGCGCCCGGGCCGCCGCCGGCGAGCGGATCCTGGTCACCACGCTCACCAAGCGCATGGCCGAGGATCTCACCGAGTACTACACCGACGTGGGCGTGAAGTGCCGCTACCTGCACTCGGACATCGACACCCTCGAGCGCAGCGCGCTCATCCGCGACCTGCGCCGGGGCGAGTTCGACGTGCTCATCGGGATCAACCTCCTCCGCGAGGGGCTCGACATCCCCGAGGTGTCGCTGGTCGCCGTGCTCGACGCAGACAAGGAGGGCTTCCTCCGCTCCGAGGTGTCGCTCATCCAGACCATCGGGCGCGCCGCCCGCAACCTGAACGGCAAGGTGCTGCTCTACGCCGATCACGTGACCGAGTCGATGAAGCGGGCGATGGACGAGACCGACCGCCGCCGCGAGATCCAGCGCGCCTACAACCGGGAGCACGGCATCACGCCCCAGAGCGTGAAGCGGAACATCAGCGACCTCGGCATGGCGGTCTACGAGGCGGACTACCTCACCGTCCCGGTGGCGGCCGACGGCGCCGAGTACCTGCCGGAGCAGATCCCGGCCATCGTCGCGGAGCTGGAGAAGGAGATGCGGCGCGCCTCGGAGGAGCTGGAGTTCGAGAAGGCGGCGTCGCTGCGCGACCGCATCCTGGCCCTCAAGGACCTGCAGCTCGGGGTGAAGCGGGCGGGCGCCGGGGCCGGCATGAAGGGGCTCCTCGGGAGCGGGGCCATGGCGGGGGCGGGCGCGAAGGTGGGCCGGCGGCGCCCCCAGGCGCGCCGGCGGCGCTAG
- a CDS encoding S8 family serine peptidase translates to MRTRLLPPGLLALALAGLLGCGGAGGPPSATAVARAPLGEARGLLRASRPIGGRYLVTLRAAASLDGAAALAARHGGSVLAPLPSLPGFTGSFSEQGATALSAEPEVASVEEDGALPAPPAAAAPSPAGATAIAAAGLAAAPAADWGLDRLDQRALPLDGVYAVGPNGGGVHVYVVDGGVDVSHPDLAGRASADFSAVDDGRGALDCSGHGTHVAGIVAGARYGVAPGAWIHSVRVLDCEGNGSISAAVAGLDYVARSHESPAVANLSLGGEPSAVLDAAVRAAVASGVTVVVSAGNGGIDACQQSPARVPEALAIGATDPDDAVAGYSARGPCVRLFAPGSSVTSDWLGGGTAILSGTSMAAPHAAGAAALYLQTAPLASPAQVAQALDDEATRGALRALPAGSPDRLLYAGFLSGGGASVSACSRSQELLQDGGFEDGAGWLATPGVLDRSPGTPARTGAGKAWLDGYGRDHSDSLAQEVSVPADACAAVLRFWLRVESEETGGSTAYDRLALQAVSAGGATPLGAWSNLDRGQGWVEQVVSLAAFRGQTITLRFTGDEDESRRTSFVLDDASVEVLR, encoded by the coding sequence ATGCGCACCCGCCTCCTCCCGCCCGGCCTGCTCGCCCTCGCCCTCGCCGGCCTGCTCGGCTGCGGCGGTGCCGGCGGCCCGCCCTCGGCCACCGCGGTCGCGCGCGCGCCGCTCGGCGAGGCGCGCGGCCTCCTGCGGGCGAGCCGTCCCATCGGCGGCCGCTACCTCGTGACCCTGCGCGCCGCGGCCTCGCTCGACGGCGCGGCGGCGCTGGCCGCGCGCCACGGCGGGTCGGTCCTGGCGCCCTTGCCCTCTCTGCCCGGCTTCACCGGCTCCTTCTCGGAGCAGGGCGCCACGGCGCTCTCCGCCGAGCCGGAGGTCGCGTCGGTGGAGGAGGACGGCGCGCTCCCGGCGCCGCCCGCCGCCGCGGCGCCCTCCCCGGCCGGCGCCACCGCGATCGCGGCCGCCGGCCTGGCCGCCGCGCCCGCCGCGGACTGGGGGCTCGACCGGCTCGATCAGCGCGCCCTCCCCCTCGACGGCGTCTACGCGGTCGGCCCGAACGGCGGCGGGGTGCACGTGTACGTCGTGGACGGCGGCGTGGACGTGAGCCACCCCGACCTCGCCGGCCGCGCCAGCGCCGACTTCTCCGCCGTGGACGACGGCCGCGGCGCCCTCGACTGCAGCGGGCACGGCACCCACGTGGCCGGGATCGTCGCCGGCGCGCGCTACGGCGTCGCGCCCGGCGCGTGGATCCACTCCGTCCGCGTGCTCGACTGCGAGGGGAACGGCTCGATCTCGGCCGCCGTCGCCGGCCTCGACTACGTGGCCCGGAGCCACGAGAGCCCGGCGGTGGCCAACCTCTCGCTCGGCGGCGAGCCCTCGGCGGTCCTCGACGCCGCGGTGCGCGCCGCGGTCGCGAGCGGGGTCACGGTGGTGGTCTCCGCCGGGAACGGCGGCATCGACGCCTGCCAGCAGTCGCCGGCGCGGGTCCCGGAGGCGCTCGCGATCGGGGCGACCGACCCGGACGACGCCGTCGCCGGCTACTCGGCGCGCGGGCCCTGCGTGCGCCTCTTCGCGCCCGGCTCCAGCGTCACCTCCGACTGGCTCGGCGGCGGCACGGCGATCCTCTCCGGGACCTCGATGGCGGCCCCCCACGCCGCCGGCGCGGCCGCCCTGTACCTCCAGACGGCTCCCCTGGCGAGCCCGGCGCAGGTGGCGCAGGCGCTGGACGACGAGGCGACGCGCGGGGCGCTGCGGGCGCTCCCGGCGGGCTCGCCCGACCGGCTGCTCTACGCCGGGTTCCTGTCGGGGGGCGGCGCGAGCGTGTCGGCCTGCAGCCGGTCGCAGGAGCTGCTCCAGGACGGCGGGTTCGAGGACGGCGCCGGCTGGCTGGCCACGCCGGGCGTGCTCGACCGCAGCCCCGGGACCCCGGCGCGGACCGGCGCGGGCAAGGCCTGGCTCGACGGGTACGGCCGGGACCACTCCGACTCGCTCGCGCAGGAGGTCTCGGTGCCGGCCGACGCCTGCGCCGCGGTCCTCCGGTTCTGGCTCCGCGTCGAGTCGGAGGAGACGGGGGGCAGCACCGCCTACGACCGGCTCGCGCTCCAGGCCGTCTCGGCCGGCGGGGCCACCCCGCTCGGCGCCTGGTCGAACCTCGACCGCGGCCAGGGCTGGGTGGAGCAGGTGGTGAGCCTGGCCGCGTTCCGCGGGCAGACCATCACCCTGCGCTTCACCGGCGACGAGGACGAGAGCCGGCGGACCAGCTTCGTCCTCGACGACGCGTCGGTCGAGGTGCTCCGGTAG
- a CDS encoding OmpA/MotB family protein produces the protein MSLRPPRRRDVEEGDADNPLHDATWLYSYADLMTQLLIFSILMVTVVGLKESPAEARADPRQAQLERTVRDVEKYVAESKFRDALAVDRAADRLVIRMKSAILFDPGQAKLTPAAEEVLGGLVAVLSKVPSPLRVEGHTDDVPIQSARFPSNWELSTARAISVVEYLEDQGVAKERLSASGFGEFHPIIANDSAEHRALNRRVEIVVIGG, from the coding sequence GTGAGCCTGCGCCCGCCGCGGCGGCGCGACGTCGAGGAGGGGGACGCGGACAACCCCCTCCACGACGCCACCTGGCTCTACAGCTACGCCGACCTCATGACGCAGCTCCTCATCTTCTCCATCCTCATGGTGACGGTGGTGGGGCTCAAGGAGTCGCCGGCGGAGGCCCGCGCCGACCCGCGCCAGGCGCAGCTCGAGCGCACCGTGCGCGACGTCGAGAAGTACGTGGCCGAGAGCAAGTTCCGCGACGCGCTCGCGGTGGACCGGGCCGCCGACCGGCTCGTCATCCGGATGAAGAGCGCCATCCTCTTCGACCCCGGCCAGGCGAAGCTCACCCCGGCGGCGGAGGAGGTGCTGGGCGGGCTCGTGGCCGTCCTCTCGAAGGTCCCCTCCCCGCTCCGGGTCGAGGGGCACACCGACGACGTGCCCATCCAGTCCGCCCGCTTCCCCTCCAACTGGGAGCTCTCCACCGCCCGCGCCATCTCGGTGGTCGAGTACCTGGAGGACCAGGGCGTCGCCAAGGAGCGGCTCTCCGCCTCCGGCTTCGGCGAGTTCCACCCCATCATCGCGAACGACAGCGCCGAGCACCGGGCCCTCAACCGGCGCGTCGAGATCGTCGTCATCGGAGGCTGA
- the uvrC gene encoding excinuclease ABC subunit UvrC: MDAALRKKLDQLPPDPGCYLMKDRQGEVVYVGKASSLRSRVRSYFDAGRGDDRAFVSLLDDLLGDLDVIVTRSEKEAVLLENELIKRHQPRFNVRLRDDKDFIVLKLDERHAYPRLEVRRAREARDAGARYFGPYSSASSIRETLRVVNRHFQLRTCSDHVFQHRKRPCILYQIHRCPAPCVYEVPADEYRQSVEDAVELLEGRESELVPRLRARMADLAGELRFEDAARLRDQLQAVERSLEKQRVLMGDAADRDAFGLYREGPDLVIQVLSMRQGKLQDSRAYPFQGQEFPAEELLSSFVSLYYDQNPPPEEVLLPVEIEDVVALDEVLTDRRGRRVRVLSPQRGAKADLLEVASRNAAQSFRSWHEKDERREQALDALTRHLHLTRPPRWMECYDISTFQGALAVGSGVSMKDGEPDKANYRRYKVKGVAGQDDFAMLHEVITRRLRRCLAEGSFPDLLVIDGGKGQLNAALAAARDLGVPVKPTGVPGAPYVEMVGLAKSRLIDAATMGTSRVIGRRRERRAAVPEAAALADAAEAAERGFVPEAPRSPERVFLPNRKDPLVLRQNSAELFLLTRLRDEAHRFAITFHRKLRRSRNFQSVLEEIPGVGAGRKKALLRHFGSLRKVKEAREEELARVEGFGAKAARAVHEFFHPPGGAPEPEVPGDVASEEEIDAALAAEAAGADGDAGAPEPEPEPGDAGAGAGAAPRGTA; the protein is encoded by the coding sequence ATGGACGCCGCCCTGCGCAAGAAGCTCGACCAGCTGCCGCCCGACCCCGGCTGCTACCTCATGAAGGACCGGCAGGGCGAGGTGGTCTACGTCGGGAAGGCGTCGAGCCTCCGCTCGCGCGTCCGCTCGTACTTCGACGCCGGGCGAGGCGACGACCGGGCGTTCGTCTCGCTGCTCGACGACCTGCTGGGCGACCTCGACGTGATCGTCACCCGCTCCGAGAAGGAGGCGGTGCTCCTCGAGAACGAGCTCATCAAGCGGCACCAGCCCCGCTTCAACGTGCGGCTGCGCGACGACAAGGACTTCATCGTCCTCAAGCTCGACGAGCGGCACGCCTACCCGCGCCTCGAGGTCCGCCGCGCCCGCGAGGCCCGCGACGCCGGGGCGCGCTACTTCGGGCCCTACTCGAGCGCGAGCTCCATCCGCGAGACGCTGCGGGTGGTGAACCGGCACTTCCAGCTGCGCACCTGCTCGGACCACGTCTTCCAGCACCGCAAGCGGCCGTGCATCCTGTACCAGATCCACCGCTGCCCGGCGCCGTGCGTGTACGAGGTGCCGGCGGACGAGTACCGGCAGTCGGTGGAGGACGCGGTGGAGCTGCTCGAGGGGCGCGAGTCCGAGCTCGTGCCGAGGCTGCGCGCGCGCATGGCCGACCTCGCCGGCGAGCTGCGCTTCGAGGACGCCGCCCGGCTGCGGGACCAGCTGCAGGCGGTGGAGCGCAGCCTGGAGAAGCAGCGCGTGCTCATGGGCGACGCCGCCGATCGGGACGCCTTCGGCCTCTACCGCGAGGGGCCGGACCTCGTCATCCAGGTGCTCTCGATGCGCCAGGGGAAGCTGCAGGACAGCCGCGCCTACCCGTTCCAGGGACAGGAGTTCCCGGCCGAGGAGCTGCTCTCGTCCTTCGTGTCGCTCTACTACGACCAGAACCCGCCGCCGGAGGAGGTGCTCCTCCCGGTCGAGATCGAGGACGTGGTCGCGCTCGACGAGGTGCTGACCGACCGGCGCGGCCGGCGGGTGCGGGTGCTCTCGCCGCAGCGGGGCGCCAAGGCCGACCTGCTCGAGGTCGCCTCGCGCAACGCCGCCCAGAGCTTCCGGAGCTGGCACGAGAAGGACGAGCGGCGGGAGCAGGCGCTCGACGCGCTGACGCGCCACCTGCACCTCACCCGGCCGCCCCGCTGGATGGAGTGCTACGACATCTCCACCTTCCAGGGCGCGCTCGCCGTGGGCTCCGGCGTGTCGATGAAGGACGGCGAGCCCGACAAGGCCAACTACCGCCGGTACAAGGTGAAGGGGGTGGCCGGGCAGGACGACTTCGCCATGCTGCACGAGGTCATCACCCGCCGCCTGCGGCGCTGCCTGGCGGAGGGGTCGTTCCCCGATCTCCTCGTCATCGACGGCGGCAAGGGGCAGCTCAACGCGGCGCTGGCCGCCGCCCGCGACCTCGGGGTGCCGGTGAAGCCGACCGGGGTGCCCGGGGCGCCGTACGTCGAGATGGTCGGCCTCGCGAAGAGCCGCCTCATCGACGCCGCCACCATGGGCACGAGCCGCGTCATCGGGCGGCGGCGGGAGCGGCGCGCCGCCGTCCCCGAGGCGGCCGCCCTGGCCGACGCCGCGGAGGCCGCCGAGCGCGGCTTCGTGCCCGAGGCGCCGCGCAGCCCGGAGCGGGTCTTCCTGCCGAACCGGAAGGACCCGCTCGTGCTGCGGCAGAACTCGGCCGAGCTCTTCCTCCTCACCCGGCTGCGCGACGAGGCCCACCGGTTCGCCATCACCTTCCACCGCAAGCTGCGGCGCTCCCGCAACTTCCAGAGCGTGCTCGAGGAGATCCCGGGGGTGGGCGCCGGGCGCAAGAAGGCGCTCCTGCGCCACTTCGGCTCGCTCCGGAAGGTGAAGGAGGCGCGCGAGGAGGAGCTCGCGCGGGTGGAGGGCTTCGGGGCGAAGGCGGCGCGCGCGGTCCACGAGTTCTTCCACCCGCCGGGCGGCGCGCCGGAGCCGGAGGTGCCGGGCGACGTGGCCTCCGAGGAGGAGATCGACGCCGCCCTGGCCGCGGAGGCGGCGGGAGCGGACGGCGACGCCGGCGCGCCCGAGCCCGAGCCCGAGCCCGGCGACGCCGGCGCCGGCGCCGGCGCGGCGCCGCGCGGGACGGCCTAG